Within the Candidatus Borreliella tachyglossi genome, the region TCCTAAGAGAGTAAATAAGAGAATAAATTTAAAGATTTTAGTTTTCATTTTCTAGTTCCTTCTCTAGTTCCATCTTAAGTTTGTCGGTATAAATTTTCATTAATTTATTTCTTTTTTTTCTTAAAGCCTCAATCTTTTTATGGTCTTTACTACCTGCAGTTGTAGATTTTTCTAATATCTCAATATTACACGCTAGTATTGGCTCTAATTCATTTAAGATTTTAATTGACTCTACTTGTTCTAAGT harbors:
- a CDS encoding BlyB family putative holin accessory protein yields the protein MDLDNKTAHLGISILNDFTQILKDKQPATSAYINVFTNIFNYFYSLYTKNMKNLEQVESIKILNELEPILACNIEILEKSTTAGSKDHKKIEALRKKRNKLMKIYTDKLKMELEKELENEN